A genomic region of Benincasa hispida cultivar B227 unplaced genomic scaffold, ASM972705v1 Contig71, whole genome shotgun sequence contains the following coding sequences:
- the LOC120069959 gene encoding cytochrome c6, chloroplastic, which produces MHLLSATSNFCPTPHCFPLKEKRRTVVCQIRTQVKILNSLAPPLIAVFLALSPLNQTPGCLALAQTAEIERGGALFNQACIGCHDGGGNIIQPGATLFSSDLERNGADAEEEIYRITYYGKGRMPGFGENCKPRGQCTFGPRLQEEEIRLLAKFVKVQADRGWPNP; this is translated from the exons ATGCATCTTCTCTCTGCAACTTCGAATTTTTGTCCTACTCCCCATTGCTTCCCACTAAAG GAAAAGCGACGGACCGTAGTTTGTCAAATTCGTACACAAGTTAAGATTCTCAACTCCCTGGCTCCCCCTCTCATTGCGGTGTTTCTAGCATTATCTCCCCTCAACCAAACCCCAG GATGTCTTGCACTTGCCCAAACGGCAGAAATAGAAAGAGGAGGTGCATTGTTTAATCAAGCTTGCATTGGCTGCCATGATGGAGGGGGAAACATAATTCAGCCC GGTGCCACACTCTTTTCAAGTGATCTTGAAAG AAATGGAGCTGATGCCGAAGAGGAGATCTACCGGATTACATATTATGGGAAAGGAAGAATGCCT GGTTTTGGTGAGAACTGTAAGCCAAGGGGTCAGTGCACATTTGGTCCCCGTTTGCAGGAGGAAGAAATTAGGCTTTTGGCGAAGTTTGTAAAGGTACAAGCAGATCGGGGGTGGCCAAACCCATAG